Genomic DNA from Bacteroidota bacterium:
TAAATATACAAAAAAAAGTATTCAATAAGTCAATTTTTGGAACCGCCCTTAATAATCTTTTAAGTTTTTGATTTCCGCTTCCTCAGTTTCATAATAACTTCACTTCCGGTTGCACTACGATTAAATTGTACGCTGTCCATAAATTGTTGTATTATAAATATACCTCTCCCGTTCTCACGCAGTAAATTTTTTTCGTCTAAAGGGTTAGGAATATTTTTGAAATTTATTCCTCTGCCTTCGTCGCAAACATGTATCTCAATGGTTGTGGTAGATGCAGCTGCTGTAATTTCAACTAATTTCTTCGGGTCTCTCAAATTGCCGTGAGTAATACTGTTGTTCACTGCTTCGGTTGTTGCAACAAGCAAATTATGAAATTGAATTTCTTCAAATTGTATATATCGGTTCACTTTTTTTAGAAATGGTTCAACTTTAGATATTTCTTTCGGAGTGCTTTTCAAAACTAATTTAAAAATTTTTGTCTGAACTTTTGCCATTTTATAAAAGTGTTTTTATGTTCATTGTTAAGTTTGTAGTATATCGGGGTTGCGTGTTTGTATATTCGATTCGCTCGCGCCAACCCTTTACAATTAATTCAATCTTCGGTTTAAAGAAAAATGTTATAAGTGCAACCGGTCCGATACTTCGCAGATGAGTTTCTATCTGTCTTGTTTTACCGTCGTAACCGAAACGTGTTTGACTAAAGTAACGAATGCCTGTTGAAAAAAGCAAATCTGCCGTGGCTTTGTAAAATGTTTGCAGTATGTAAGTCTGATCCTCAAAATAATTTAGCGGTCGCCCTTTAAATGCTTTCCAGTTCAATATACCCCGTTCATACAAACTGATGTAACTGAACCAATCGAAACCAA
This window encodes:
- a CDS encoding ATP-binding protein; this encodes MAKVQTKIFKLVLKSTPKEISKVEPFLKKVNRYIQFEEIQFHNLLVATTEAVNNSITHGNLRDPKKLVEITAAASTTTIEIHVCDEGRGINFKNIPNPLDEKNLLRENGRGIFIIQQFMDSVQFNRSATGSEVIMKLRKRKSKT